A window of the Acidobacteriota bacterium genome harbors these coding sequences:
- a CDS encoding dipeptidase — protein sequence MKRSFVMSLCFAAILFCGKTLFAQQAGDAISRRAKNIHFSSLVLDTHIDVTPKLQTDWNFDERHTTGHIDLPRMKEGGLNGLFFSIFMSGTVTGPKAVNDALQRIAAVHKLAEDMPDKVILCRTAADIRQAHRQGKIAGLMGMEGGHMINNSLPVLRMYAELGVRYLTLTHSVNTDWADSSGDQPAHNGLTDFGKDVVRELNKLGVLVDISHVADKTFWDALEVSKAPMIASHSSCRAISGHPRNMTDEMIKALAAKGGVIQINYLDSFIDPTLFEYSQKTQAMQRELRQKYQNEPRELVFPKIREEIAAQFGAPPKASWERIVEHIDHAVKLVGADHVGLGSDFDGGSMPVGMEDCTKLPQITEALLRKGYKESDIRKILGLNTVRLLADVERVSKQLRKTK from the coding sequence ATGAAACGAAGCTTTGTCATGTCGTTATGCTTCGCCGCGATCCTTTTCTGTGGCAAAACCTTATTCGCCCAACAAGCCGGGGATGCCATTTCAAGGCGAGCAAAGAATATTCACTTTTCCTCGCTCGTGCTCGATACACACATTGACGTCACCCCAAAACTTCAAACGGATTGGAATTTCGATGAACGCCATACGACGGGTCACATTGACTTGCCGCGAATGAAAGAAGGCGGCTTAAACGGGCTCTTCTTTTCGATTTTTATGTCCGGCACCGTCACAGGACCTAAAGCTGTCAACGACGCATTGCAGCGCATCGCAGCCGTCCATAAACTCGCTGAGGATATGCCGGACAAAGTCATCCTGTGCCGAACCGCGGCTGATATCCGACAGGCGCATCGCCAAGGCAAAATTGCAGGTTTGATGGGCATGGAAGGCGGTCACATGATTAACAACAGCCTGCCCGTGCTCAGAATGTATGCCGAACTCGGCGTGCGCTATTTGACGCTCACTCATTCGGTCAACACAGACTGGGCGGATTCTTCCGGCGACCAGCCTGCACACAATGGCTTGACGGATTTTGGCAAGGATGTGGTGCGCGAGCTAAACAAACTGGGCGTGTTGGTGGACATTTCTCACGTGGCAGACAAAACCTTTTGGGACGCGCTGGAAGTCAGCAAAGCGCCGATGATCGCCTCGCATTCGTCCTGTCGAGCCATCAGCGGCCATCCGCGCAACATGACGGACGAAATGATCAAAGCCTTGGCCGCTAAAGGCGGAGTCATTCAGATCAATTATCTGGACAGTTTCATTGATCCCACTTTGTTCGAGTACTCGCAAAAAACTCAGGCAATGCAGCGGGAATTGCGACAAAAATATCAAAATGAACCGCGCGAACTCGTCTTTCCTAAAATTCGTGAAGAGATCGCGGCCCAATTCGGCGCACCGCCAAAGGCCAGTTGGGAACGCATCGTCGAGCACATTGATCATGCGGTGAAACTGGTTGGAGCCGATCATGTCGGCCTGGGGTCGGATTTCGACGGCGGTTCGATGCCAGTGGGAATGGAAGATTGTACCAAGTTGCCCCAGATCACCGAGGCGTTGTTGCGAAAGGGATACAAGGAATCCGATATTCGGAAGATTCTGGGACTGAACACGGTTCGATTGCTGGCTGATGTTGAGCGTGTGTCCAAACAGTTGCGGAAAACGAAATAA
- a CDS encoding rhodanese-like domain-containing protein has protein sequence MERTKVILYGVFLIPLLSLGTACQKSDASATTSSVTPAATVAAPPLAKSAEDSMPRVTVEEAKAQVANGTAVLVDVRGPDAYKLGHIKGSLEHSLGKMEGNDFKGLPKDKRIIAYCSCPAEHSSARAAYLLQQGGFKDAGCLVGGNAAWEAAGGEMVKAPAATPEPAAKAKS, from the coding sequence ATGGAAAGAACGAAAGTCATTCTTTATGGAGTCTTCTTGATCCCGCTTTTAAGTCTGGGCACTGCGTGTCAAAAATCAGATGCTTCCGCAACAACCTCGTCGGTCACGCCAGCAGCGACAGTTGCTGCCCCCCCGTTGGCAAAAAGCGCCGAAGATTCCATGCCGCGCGTTACCGTAGAGGAAGCCAAGGCCCAAGTGGCCAACGGGACGGCGGTGTTGGTGGATGTGCGCGGCCCTGATGCTTATAAGCTAGGACACATCAAAGGCTCTCTCGAACATAGTTTGGGGAAAATGGAGGGAAATGATTTCAAAGGATTGCCGAAAGACAAACGCATCATCGCGTATTGCAGTTGCCCGGCGGAACATTCCAGTGCGCGGGCGGCATACCTGTTACAACAAGGCGGATTCAAAGATGCGGGATGTTTGGTTGGAGGCAACGCGGCCTGGGAAGCCGCCGGAGGCGAAATGGTGAAAGCGCCTGCCGCAACGCCTGAGCCTGCCGCCAAGGCCAAATCATAA
- a CDS encoding helix-turn-helix transcriptional regulator produces MSEQQNKQLQAGEYYGSVTRRRKLNGLVLSELKHTAPRALPQHSHELGFFSFLLNGDYEEWYGRQTVTHKLMMLMWHPATLQHQDAVGQRGCHFFNLEVSTDWLERLREHSAITCSPFVLPQTEASWLMMRLYREFSAAENGSELAMEGLLLELLAMLARRQLPIEPQKPLWLRRVESRLRDEFTEKPTMTDLATEAGVHPTHLAVTFRRFHRSTISEFIQQLRVEAACERLCQPEISLSEIAMELGFADQSHFSRIFRRLIGMPPKVWREVALNRGELHG; encoded by the coding sequence ATGAGCGAACAACAAAACAAACAACTGCAAGCAGGCGAATATTACGGCAGCGTCACACGAAGGCGGAAATTGAACGGGTTGGTGTTATCGGAGTTGAAACACACAGCGCCCCGCGCATTGCCGCAACATTCGCACGAACTTGGGTTCTTTTCGTTTTTGCTCAACGGCGATTACGAAGAGTGGTATGGCCGACAAACTGTCACCCATAAACTGATGATGTTGATGTGGCATCCGGCAACGCTTCAACATCAGGACGCGGTCGGCCAGCGCGGTTGTCATTTTTTCAACCTGGAAGTTTCGACCGACTGGTTGGAACGGTTGCGCGAACATTCGGCGATTACCTGCTCTCCCTTTGTCTTGCCGCAAACAGAAGCAAGCTGGTTGATGATGCGGCTTTACCGCGAATTTAGTGCGGCGGAAAACGGGAGCGAATTGGCGATGGAGGGATTGTTGCTGGAATTGCTGGCAATGCTGGCGCGTCGCCAACTTCCGATTGAACCGCAAAAACCGCTTTGGCTGCGACGCGTGGAAAGCCGCCTGCGCGACGAGTTCACCGAAAAACCGACGATGACCGACCTGGCCACCGAAGCGGGCGTGCATCCGACGCATCTGGCTGTGACGTTTCGCCGATTTCACCGCAGCACGATCAGCGAATTCATCCAACAACTTCGCGTCGAAGCTGCCTGCGAGAGGCTTTGTCAACCGGAAATATCGTTGTCTGAAATTGCAATGGAATTGGGCTTTGCCGATCAAAGCCATTTTTCTCGTATTTTCCGCCGTTTGATTGGTATGCCGCCGAAGGTGTGGCGAGAGGTGGCTTTAAATCGTGGAGAACTGCATGGCTGA
- a CDS encoding cytochrome P460 family protein, with protein MNNATKFLKFFALAGIALACLLLFISSPAPTATAQSKPSPPSTTEKSAAVFEDQNTLLRPEGYREWVFVGSSTGLNYSPNPAPSSSTSGTDFKNVYINPSSYREFVKTGTFPEGTVMVLEIAQAANKNEPGLQGSFASKYVALEASVKDSKRFPGGWAYFGFTDRDGNLRAKAQPFPDSACLACHQVKAATDRVFTQFYPVLNAARAK; from the coding sequence ATGAACAACGCAACCAAGTTCCTTAAATTTTTTGCGCTCGCCGGTATTGCTTTGGCTTGCCTGCTACTTTTCATTTCATCACCTGCGCCAACAGCAACCGCGCAATCCAAACCATCGCCTCCGTCAACCACCGAAAAATCCGCTGCTGTCTTTGAAGACCAAAACACTTTGCTGCGCCCCGAAGGGTATCGGGAGTGGGTTTTCGTCGGGAGTTCGACGGGATTGAATTACTCGCCGAATCCGGCGCCTTCCAGTTCCACCAGCGGCACAGACTTCAAAAACGTCTACATCAACCCATCGTCGTATCGGGAATTCGTCAAAACCGGCACATTCCCCGAAGGAACCGTGATGGTGTTGGAGATCGCCCAGGCCGCCAACAAGAATGAACCCGGCTTGCAAGGGTCGTTTGCCAGCAAATACGTCGCGCTGGAAGCCTCCGTCAAGGACAGCAAACGCTTTCCGGGCGGTTGGGCGTATTTCGGATTCACCGACAGAGACGGCAATCTGCGGGCAAAAGCACAACCGTTTCCGGATTCCGCCTGCCTCGCTTGCCATCAAGTAAAAGCCGCAACAGACCGTGTCTTCACACAGTTTTATCCGGTGTTGAATGCAGCCCGCGCCAAATAG
- a CDS encoding exo-alpha-sialidase, which translates to MKKLLLLWLLLALPVLAQTHQHGTMPAANNADGSFNPYVVADARGKFYLAYVQRTGSQSDVMLRHSTDGVSFSAPVRVNDREGDGAVRNENPPKVAVAPNGDVYVCWASERERWKGDIRFARSTDGGKTFSRALTLNSDAGGAPTGHAFQALAVDRTGKIYVAWIDERAKTQTDRGAEIWLTASTDRGRTFAPDHRVLGDVCECCRTAMQADAAGNLYLTYRTVPHSGPMQRDIILARSVDAGRTFKETVVSHDGWEVNGCPVAGPSFALDPTGKITVIWFMGGSERPGLYYAVSTNNGATFAAKQWLDPQQHLGKHVHAVALGEGRVFVSWDDATEKTFSAWGLLEPQKGLQRRSDPQEGLAYPVVAANAKIAVIAGMRLASHEIAISVESLNGVGKHSTAQR; encoded by the coding sequence ATGAAAAAGCTACTTCTGCTCTGGCTCCTTTTGGCATTGCCTGTACTGGCGCAAACGCACCAACACGGCACAATGCCCGCTGCCAATAACGCGGACGGTTCGTTCAATCCGTACGTCGTGGCAGACGCGCGCGGCAAGTTTTATTTGGCGTATGTGCAACGCACCGGCAGTCAGAGCGATGTCATGTTGCGGCATTCGACCGATGGCGTGAGTTTTTCTGCGCCCGTGCGCGTCAACGACCGCGAAGGCGATGGAGCCGTCCGTAACGAAAATCCTCCGAAAGTGGCCGTCGCGCCAAACGGCGATGTGTATGTCTGCTGGGCCAGCGAACGCGAACGCTGGAAAGGCGACATTCGCTTTGCGCGTTCCACCGATGGCGGCAAAACGTTTTCCAGAGCCTTGACGCTGAATTCCGATGCGGGCGGCGCGCCGACGGGGCATGCCTTTCAAGCGTTGGCCGTGGATCGTACCGGCAAGATTTATGTCGCTTGGATTGATGAGCGCGCCAAAACTCAAACGGACCGCGGCGCGGAAATCTGGCTGACGGCATCCACGGATCGAGGCCGAACGTTCGCGCCGGATCATCGTGTGCTCGGGGATGTTTGCGAATGCTGTCGCACCGCCATGCAGGCGGATGCAGCAGGCAATTTGTATTTGACGTATCGCACCGTCCCACATTCAGGGCCGATGCAACGCGACATCATTCTGGCGCGTTCAGTTGACGCTGGCCGCACGTTCAAAGAAACCGTGGTCAGCCATGACGGATGGGAAGTGAATGGGTGCCCCGTGGCCGGGCCGAGCTTTGCCTTGGACCCAACAGGCAAAATCACTGTCATCTGGTTTATGGGTGGCAGCGAGCGTCCGGGGTTGTATTACGCTGTTTCGACGAACAACGGCGCAACCTTTGCCGCCAAACAATGGCTCGATCCACAACAACACTTGGGCAAACACGTGCATGCCGTGGCGCTTGGCGAAGGCCGGGTTTTTGTCAGTTGGGATGACGCGACCGAAAAGACCTTCAGCGCGTGGGGATTGCTTGAGCCACAAAAAGGTTTGCAGCGGCGTAGCGACCCGCAAGAGGGGTTAGCCTATCCGGTGGTCGCCGCAAATGCCAAAATTGCGGTCATTGCCGGCATGCGTTTGGCGAGCCATGAAATCGCCATTTCCGTCGAAAGTTTGAACGGCGTTGGCAAGCACTCGACTGCGCAGCGTTGA
- a CDS encoding TonB-dependent receptor, whose product MVSFVLAGMFRLAFAQQSIATATLSGRVVDQNGAVIQNAQVTTLQLETNALSRITTDSEGRFRFANLRLGKYEITVSQTGFANSKTTLTLTVGSAFDVLISMDVAKTSSTVQVSGEAGLLEASRTQIAGTVERTEIENLPLNGRNFLDLALVVPGVSPTNTASTQLFAETAAVPGQGISISSQRNLSNSFIVDGLSNNDDAAGLTAAAFGVDVVNEFQVVTSGGQAEFGRALGGYINVATKSGTNSLHGNLYGYLKNRNLNAANPILRDTLPMTQAQYGASVGGPLRKDRTFYFANFERRELNQSGLSTISAANVATINARLQAIKYPGQLIATGVYPNPVHTQNYFGKVDHQLTKNDQLAVRYSFYGVDSRNSRGAGGLSAPSASANLFDNDHSIAVSNVATIGKFVNETRGQFTSSSLEAPPSDPIGPAVSISGVASFGTASGSPTGRKNRLYELVDNVSFVEGAHAIRLGATFLYNDDTITYPRSFRGSYSFSSLANFLSGTYNNSGFTQTFANSVVSQGNANVGFYLQDEWHLSRNLTINAGLRYDLQYLKTINTDTNNVSPRLGIAWTPFGRRTTVVRAGYGLYYDRVPLRALANALLSAGNTTDVSALSQISISLSPTQSGAPVFPNILNTLTIPAGVLFNFTTMNPNMQNAYSNQANLEVEQQLGKKAAVSIGYQHVRGIHLIASINQNVPTCAASGTNNGCRPNPNYANNSQYSPRADSRYDGLHLSFVQRPTTWSDFRLSYTYSKALNNVGEFFFSSPLNPYNIWQDYARSDDDQRHRFVLDGSVHTRQEKGRTLAQKLTNGFKLSAIMQYYSALPFNITTGSNTIQGTAARPSINGVFISRNFGEGFNYLNLGARISRTFYLGEQFKLEALAEGFNLTNHVNGVSRNGVFGTGAFPTSPSATFGQMTGVGDSRSFQFALRLVF is encoded by the coding sequence ATGGTTTCGTTCGTGTTGGCTGGGATGTTCCGGCTTGCTTTTGCTCAACAATCCATTGCCACTGCAACACTGAGCGGCCGGGTCGTAGACCAGAATGGCGCAGTCATTCAAAATGCCCAGGTCACTACGCTTCAATTGGAAACCAATGCGCTGAGTCGTATCACAACAGACTCGGAAGGGCGATTCCGATTTGCCAATCTACGGCTCGGAAAATACGAAATCACGGTCAGTCAGACGGGGTTTGCGAATTCAAAGACTACGCTGACCCTGACCGTCGGTTCGGCATTCGATGTTTTGATCTCAATGGATGTGGCAAAGACCAGCAGTACCGTCCAGGTTTCTGGTGAGGCGGGATTGCTCGAAGCCTCGCGGACGCAAATCGCCGGCACGGTCGAGCGGACAGAGATTGAGAATTTGCCGCTCAATGGCCGGAACTTCCTGGATCTTGCGCTGGTCGTTCCGGGCGTTTCTCCCACCAACACCGCATCAACGCAGTTGTTCGCCGAAACCGCTGCTGTGCCGGGGCAGGGGATTTCCATTAGCAGCCAGCGCAACCTTTCCAACAGCTTTATTGTTGATGGGCTTTCCAATAATGACGATGCCGCAGGGTTGACGGCGGCGGCCTTCGGTGTTGACGTCGTCAACGAATTTCAAGTTGTCACGTCAGGCGGACAGGCGGAGTTCGGGCGCGCCCTGGGTGGGTATATCAACGTAGCAACAAAGAGCGGCACCAATTCTCTGCACGGCAATCTTTATGGATACCTGAAAAATAGAAATCTGAATGCCGCCAATCCCATTTTGCGCGACACGCTGCCGATGACGCAGGCACAGTACGGAGCCAGTGTGGGCGGCCCGCTACGGAAAGATCGGACTTTCTATTTTGCCAATTTCGAACGGCGGGAATTGAATCAATCGGGTCTCAGTACGATTTCGGCTGCCAATGTTGCCACGATCAATGCCCGCTTGCAGGCGATCAAGTATCCCGGACAGTTGATTGCAACGGGTGTCTATCCCAATCCGGTGCACACCCAGAATTATTTTGGCAAGGTGGATCACCAACTCACCAAGAATGACCAGCTCGCAGTTCGCTATAGTTTTTATGGCGTAGACAGCCGGAATTCCAGAGGCGCAGGCGGCCTGAGCGCGCCCAGTGCTTCGGCCAATTTATTCGACAACGACCATAGTATCGCTGTTTCCAACGTCGCCACGATTGGGAAATTCGTCAATGAAACGAGAGGCCAATTCACCAGCAGTAGTTTGGAAGCGCCTCCTTCTGATCCCATCGGGCCTGCCGTTTCCATTTCGGGGGTGGCAAGTTTCGGAACGGCGTCCGGATCGCCGACTGGTCGAAAGAATCGGCTTTATGAACTCGTGGACAATGTCTCGTTTGTCGAAGGAGCGCATGCCATCCGATTGGGAGCGACTTTCCTGTACAACGACGACACCATTACCTATCCACGATCGTTCCGGGGGAGTTATTCATTCTCTTCCCTCGCCAATTTTCTGAGCGGGACTTATAACAACTCCGGCTTTACGCAGACCTTTGCCAACAGCGTCGTCAGTCAGGGGAATGCGAATGTTGGCTTTTACCTGCAGGATGAATGGCATTTGTCGCGCAACCTCACCATCAATGCCGGGCTGCGCTACGACCTGCAATACTTGAAGACGATCAATACAGATACCAACAATGTTTCCCCGCGCTTGGGAATTGCCTGGACGCCGTTTGGCCGTCGAACCACGGTCGTTCGGGCAGGGTATGGGCTGTATTATGACCGCGTTCCGTTGCGCGCCCTGGCCAATGCGTTGCTTTCTGCCGGAAACACAACGGATGTCAGTGCGCTCAGTCAGATCAGCATCAGCCTTTCGCCCACGCAGTCAGGCGCTCCGGTCTTCCCGAATATTCTGAATACGTTGACGATTCCCGCTGGAGTCCTGTTCAACTTCACGACCATGAATCCGAATATGCAAAACGCGTATTCGAATCAGGCCAACCTTGAGGTTGAGCAACAACTCGGCAAGAAGGCGGCAGTTTCCATCGGCTACCAACATGTTCGCGGAATTCATCTGATAGCCTCAATCAACCAGAACGTGCCGACCTGCGCCGCGTCGGGGACGAATAATGGTTGCCGTCCCAATCCGAATTACGCAAATAACAGCCAGTATTCCCCCAGAGCGGATTCACGCTATGACGGACTCCATCTTTCGTTTGTGCAACGGCCGACGACCTGGAGCGATTTCAGGCTTTCCTATACGTATTCAAAGGCGCTGAATAATGTTGGAGAATTTTTCTTCAGTTCGCCGCTGAATCCGTACAACATCTGGCAGGATTATGCCCGCTCCGATGACGATCAACGGCACCGGTTTGTGCTTGACGGTTCGGTGCATACCAGGCAGGAAAAGGGGAGAACGCTGGCGCAGAAATTGACGAATGGATTCAAATTGTCGGCGATCATGCAGTACTACTCCGCGCTTCCCTTCAACATCACCACCGGTTCCAACACGATTCAGGGGACGGCGGCGCGTCCGTCAATCAATGGCGTGTTCATCAGTCGTAACTTCGGCGAGGGATTCAACTATCTGAATCTGGGCGCGCGCATCAGCCGGACGTTTTATCTTGGCGAGCAATTCAAACTTGAAGCGCTGGCGGAGGGCTTTAACCTGACGAATCACGTGAATGGAGTGAGCCGTAACGGTGTTTTTGGTACGGGTGCGTTCCCCACCAGCCCGTCGGCAACCTTTGGACAAATGACCGGCGTTGGCGATTCGCGCAGCTTCCAGTTTGCGTTGCGCTTGGTGTTTTAG
- a CDS encoding Gfo/Idh/MocA family oxidoreductase, with protein sequence MRTVKTALIGAGFVGPHHIEAARRLGFVDVVAVAGSSQASADAKAAKMNIPKAYGSYEALLDDPEVEVIHNCTPNDLHLPVTMAAIERGKHVIADKPLALNSADAKTMLDAAKAKGIVHAVTFNYRYNPLMQQARVMINRGDIGKTHWVHGYYIQDWLLYPNDYNWRLEKEGGESRCVADIGSHWCDLAGYITGSRIAEVLAEYTTVYPTRQKPRGTREAFAKSSEKEEFDEYPVDTEDFASVLLRFENGMKGSFSVSQVSAGHKNGLEIEVDGNKAALAWKQERPNELWIGKRNEPNAWMLKDPGLLDPSIAHYAALPGGHGEAWADAFRNLLRNVYTFIAEGRSMSADKDKVDFPTFADGHESNCVVEAITRSAKAGGVWTKIAR encoded by the coding sequence ATGCGTACCGTCAAGACTGCATTGATCGGCGCGGGCTTCGTGGGCCCGCATCACATTGAAGCCGCACGGCGGCTGGGATTCGTAGACGTTGTTGCCGTGGCTGGAAGCTCACAGGCCTCCGCCGACGCCAAAGCCGCGAAGATGAACATTCCGAAAGCCTACGGCAGTTACGAAGCGCTGTTGGACGACCCGGAAGTCGAGGTCATTCACAACTGCACGCCCAATGATTTGCATTTGCCGGTGACGATGGCCGCCATCGAACGCGGCAAACACGTCATCGCCGACAAGCCGTTGGCGTTGAATTCCGCCGACGCCAAAACCATGCTCGACGCGGCCAAAGCCAAAGGCATCGTCCACGCCGTGACGTTCAATTACCGCTACAACCCGCTGATGCAGCAGGCGCGCGTGATGATCAATCGCGGCGACATCGGCAAAACGCACTGGGTTCACGGCTACTACATTCAGGACTGGTTGTTGTATCCGAACGATTACAACTGGCGGCTGGAAAAAGAAGGCGGCGAATCGCGCTGCGTTGCCGACATTGGCTCACACTGGTGCGATCTGGCCGGATACATCACCGGTTCGCGTATTGCCGAAGTGCTGGCCGAATACACGACGGTTTATCCGACGCGGCAAAAGCCCAGAGGCACGCGCGAAGCTTTTGCCAAGAGCAGCGAGAAGGAAGAGTTCGACGAATATCCGGTGGACACCGAAGATTTCGCCAGCGTGCTCTTGCGCTTTGAAAACGGGATGAAAGGTTCGTTTTCCGTTTCGCAGGTGAGCGCCGGTCACAAAAACGGTTTGGAAATCGAAGTGGACGGCAACAAAGCGGCGCTGGCCTGGAAACAGGAACGCCCGAATGAATTGTGGATCGGCAAACGCAACGAACCGAACGCCTGGATGTTGAAAGACCCCGGCCTGCTCGATCCGTCCATTGCCCATTACGCCGCACTGCCCGGCGGCCACGGCGAAGCCTGGGCGGACGCTTTCCGCAATTTATTGCGCAACGTGTACACCTTCATCGCCGAAGGCCGTTCAATGTCGGCCGACAAAGACAAAGTTGATTTTCCGACTTTTGCCGACGGCCACGAATCCAACTGCGTCGTCGAAGCCATCACCCGCAGCGCCAAAGCGGGCGGTGTGTGGACAAAAATCGCTCGCTGA
- a CDS encoding trypsin-like peptidase domain-containing protein: protein MKRGILFAFLCAFTVGTIAIVLVAAAFIRPQSFHQLLFSPSLGDWGASHEQRSNAEIVSGANRAVVTVIALRAVGETTQTTVNTTLPDNSIQRGTGTGFIIDVSGLVVTNEHVIRNADRIKVRLADGRERKATVIGTDVATDIALLKIEADRLDTIALGDSDAVRVGDDVIAIGNPLEYEHSVTAGIVSAKGRKVYGDQPFEDFIQTDAAINRGNSGGPLLNKSGEVIGVNTVIRVDSRGISFAVPSNVVRRVVEQLQTTGVVERGYLGLMPENLTPEFREGLGVGNLEGVLVGFVSADRPAAKAGIQTYDVLTHFDNEPLRDADDFYSAVANAQPGQEVAINLVRNGRKMTLVAKLDRRPPDDRQLDSRQSNPTYQKTTLPLGFAVKELSPETLQSAKGDNGEEANVKSGVMISDIDPLGPAAEMRWLPGNVILEVNRQPVHNLEDFQKATSNLRDGTALVLRIIQPNQKESRLVALRIGEGR, encoded by the coding sequence ATGAAACGCGGAATCCTCTTCGCATTTTTGTGTGCCTTCACGGTTGGAACGATTGCCATCGTTCTGGTCGCGGCGGCGTTTATTCGTCCACAAAGCTTTCATCAACTTCTCTTTTCGCCGAGCCTGGGCGATTGGGGCGCCTCGCACGAGCAGCGGTCGAACGCCGAAATTGTCAGCGGAGCCAATCGTGCCGTAGTTACCGTCATCGCGCTGCGCGCGGTCGGCGAAACTACCCAAACGACCGTCAACACCACGTTGCCTGACAACAGCATTCAGCGCGGAACCGGAACCGGATTCATCATTGATGTTTCTGGGTTGGTCGTCACCAACGAACACGTCATTCGTAACGCCGACCGCATCAAAGTCCGTTTGGCCGACGGACGCGAACGCAAAGCCACTGTCATTGGAACTGATGTCGCCACGGATATTGCGCTGCTCAAAATCGAAGCCGACCGTCTGGATACGATTGCCCTCGGAGATTCCGATGCCGTTCGCGTCGGTGATGACGTGATCGCCATCGGCAATCCGCTGGAATATGAGCATTCCGTCACCGCCGGAATCGTTTCCGCCAAAGGCCGAAAAGTTTACGGCGACCAACCGTTTGAAGATTTCATTCAAACCGATGCCGCCATCAACCGTGGCAATTCCGGAGGCCCGTTGCTGAACAAATCCGGCGAAGTCATCGGCGTCAACACCGTCATTCGCGTGGACAGCCGAGGCATCAGCTTCGCCGTGCCCAGCAATGTTGTCAGGCGCGTCGTCGAACAGTTGCAAACCACGGGCGTGGTCGAGCGCGGCTATTTGGGATTGATGCCCGAAAACCTGACGCCGGAATTTCGCGAAGGTCTGGGTGTGGGAAATCTGGAAGGCGTGTTGGTGGGCTTTGTTTCGGCAGACCGTCCGGCGGCCAAGGCTGGCATTCAGACGTACGACGTGTTGACGCATTTCGACAACGAACCGCTGCGGGATGCGGATGATTTTTATTCCGCCGTTGCCAATGCTCAGCCGGGTCAGGAAGTCGCCATCAATTTGGTGCGGAACGGCCGCAAAATGACTTTGGTGGCCAAACTGGATCGTCGCCCGCCCGATGACCGCCAATTGGATTCCCGGCAAAGCAATCCAACCTATCAAAAGACCACTTTGCCGCTCGGTTTTGCCGTGAAAGAGTTGTCGCCGGAAACTTTGCAATCGGCCAAAGGCGATAACGGCGAGGAAGCCAACGTCAAAAGCGGCGTGATGATTTCCGACATTGACCCGCTCGGCCCCGCGGCGGAAATGCGCTGGCTGCCCGGCAACGTCATTCTGGAAGTGAATCGGCAACCGGTTCACAATCTGGAAGATTTTCAAAAAGCCACTTCCAATTTGCGTGACGGAACCGCGCTGGTGTTACGCATCATTCAACCAAACCAGAAAGAAAGCCGCCTGGTGGCCCTGAGAATTGGCGAAGGCCGTTGA